Proteins encoded in a region of the Loxodonta africana isolate mLoxAfr1 chromosome 22, mLoxAfr1.hap2, whole genome shotgun sequence genome:
- the FEZF2 gene encoding fez family zinc finger protein 2: MASSASLETMVPPACPRAGASPATSKTLAFSIERIMAKTSEPRAPFEPRPGALEADGGQGKKLINLCSPLPCMIPLQPLGYEVPSKTLLSYSELWKSSLRAGGGGGGGGGGGGGGAPVCGASGLCKTNCGVCCKAELGMAPSALPAGRVIKPQVINQAMGLPASGSLYYFNYLDSAAYPPSELLRSHLFPSGLLNAQAPAALAAHPKLFLLENAKLASLAADKFPHPPPYPHKERLPAPLEQVLKENSALTAERGGVKGHSKLPGSSSDGKPKNFTCEVCGKVFNAHYNLTRHMPVHTGARPFVCKVCGKGFRQASTLCRHKIIHTQEKPHKCNQCGKAFNRSSTLNTHVRIHAGYKPFVCEFCGKGFHQKGNYKNHKLTHSGEKQYKCTICNKAFHQVYNLTFHMHTHNDKKPFTCATCGKGFCRNFDLKKHVRKLHDSVGPATPSAKDLARTVQS; encoded by the exons ATGGCAAGCTCTGCTtccctggagaccatggtccccccgGCGTGCCCGCGCGCGGGAGCGTCACCGGCCACTTCCAAGACGCTGGCCTTCTCCATAGAGCGCATCATGGCCAAGACGTCCGAGCCCCGCGCGCCCTTTGAGCCCCGGCCCGGGGCGCTGGAGGCGGACGGCGGCCAGGGCAAGAAACTGATCAATCTCTGCTCACCTCTGCCCTGTATGATCCCCCTGCAGCCCCTGGGCTACGAGGTGCCGTCCAAGACGCTACTCAGTTACTCCGAGCTCTGGAAAAGCAGCCTCCGGGCgggcggcggcggaggaggaggaggaggcggcggTGGCGGGGGGGCCCCAGTGTGCGGCGCCAGCGGCTTGTGCAAAACCAACTGTGGCGTCTGCTGCAAGGCCGAGCTAGGCATGGCGCCGTCCGCGCTGCCCGCGGGCAGGGTCATCAAGCCGCAGGTCATCAACCAGGCTATGGGGCTGCCGGCCAGTGGGTCACTCTACTATTTCAACTACCTGGACTCTGCCGCATACCCGCCTTCGGAGCTGCTCCGCAGCCACCTCTTCCCTTCCGGCCTCCTCAACGCTCAGGCCCCAGCCGCCCTGGCCGCGCACCCGAAGCTCTTTCTGCTGGAGAACGCCAAGCTGGCCAGCCTGGCCGCGGACAAGTTCCCCCACCCGCCCCCCTACCCGCATAAAGAGCGCTTGCCCGCTCCGCTGGAGCAGGTGCTGAAGGAGAACTCAGCCCTGACCGCCGAGCGCGGCGGTGTCAAGGGCCACAGCAAGCTGCCCGGGAGCTCCTCGGACGGCAAGCCCAAGAACTTCACCTGCGAGGTGTGCGGCAAG GTGTTTAACGCCCACTATAACCTCACTCGCCACATGCCGGTCCACACCGGAGCCAGACCGTTCGTGTGCAAAGTCTGCGGGAAAGGCTTCCGCCAGGCCAGCACGCTCTGCAGACACAAAATTATCCACACCCAG GAAAAGCCGCATAAATGCAACCAGTGCGGCAAAGCTTTCAACCGCAGCTCCACGCTCAACACGCACGTCCGCATCCACGCCGGCTACAAGCCCTTCGTTTGCGAATTTTGCGGCAAAGGCTTTCATCAAAAAG GGAACTACAAGAACCACAAGCTGACCCACAGCGGCGAGAAGCAGTACAAATGTACCATCTGCAACAAGGCCTTCCACCAGGTCTACAACCTGACCTTCCACATGCACACCCACAACGACAAGAAGCCTTTCACCTGCGCCACTTGCGGCAAAGGGTTTTGCAGAAACTTTGACTTAAAGAAACACGTGCGCAAACTCCACGACAGTGTGGGGCCCGCCACTCCCTCCGCAAAGGACTTGGCTCGGACAGTGCAGAGCTGA